The Lycium barbarum isolate Lr01 chromosome 9, ASM1917538v2, whole genome shotgun sequence genome has a segment encoding these proteins:
- the LOC132611436 gene encoding putative F-box/LRR-repeat protein 23, whose product MVCDGLVKAVKKLPLLEELSLTHTDITTEGIEALGRSCPRLKLFEMNECYTGHYLDLNDDSDEDDNSDKDDDPDEGDIRNNMALAIAKNLPALHHLQLIGNWMTTEGLEAILDGCPNLVSLDLRQCLKVSFNEVLSSRISQQIKDVKYPHDSLAGCKFSFESPGNAVDEYNMYDDYYFGF is encoded by the coding sequence ATGGTATGTGACGGCTTGGTCAAAGCAGTTAAAAAGCTCCCATTGTTAGAAGAGTTGAGTTTGACACACACTGATATCACTACAGAGGGAATTGAAGCTCTTGGACGCTCTTGCCCACGGTTAAAGTTGTTTGAAATGAACGAATGTTATACGGGACATTATTTGGACTTAAATGATGATTCTGATGAAGATGATAATTCTGATAAAGATGATGATCCTGATGAAGGAGATATAAGAAATAATATGGCTCTAGCTATTGCTAAAAACCTGCCTGCTTTGCACCACCTTCAGCTCATTGGGAACTGGATGACAACTGAAGGCCTTGAGGCTATTCTTGATGGTTGTCCTAATCTTGTATCACTTGACCTGCGGCAGTGCTTGAAAGTTAGCTTCAACGAAGTTTTGAGTAGCAGAATTTCTCAACAGATTAAAGATGTGAAGTACCCACATGATTCTCTGGCCGGTTGTAAATTTTCGTTTGAGTCTCCGGGGAATGCAGTCGACGAGTATAACATGTATGATGATTATTACTTCGGTTTTTGA
- the LOC132612157 gene encoding uncharacterized protein LOC132612157: MIPLWVKLPNLPLSCWGPKSLSRIANTLGTPICVDDCTSKLERVSYARLLIEMDATVALPNVIKVIDPHGEVFDQEVWCDWKLQYCPICCQISHLCQPPPPKKVAEKQPEPVAQRKGHDKQPQVWQSKEKGEGNLAVKNTDSAEAGSGVEEGEWKKASGKVKVPAPVRDEPATFNGFNLLVQDVLQQMIHASFNGAEVG, encoded by the exons ATGATACCCTTATGGGTTAAGCTACCTAATTTGCCATTGAGTTGTTGGGGACCAAAATCCCTTAGTCGAATAGCTAATACCTTGGGCACGCCTATATGTGTAGATGATTGTACTTCTAAGCTAGAGAGGGTGTCATATGCTAGATTGTTGATTGAAATGGATGCTACAGTCGCTTTGCCTAATGTGATTAAGGTGATTGATCCTCATGGTGAGGTGTTTGATCAAGAAGTGTGGTGTGACTGGAAGCTTCAGTACTGCCCTATTTGCTGTCAAATAAGTCATTTATGCCAACCTCCTCCTCCAAAGAAGGTTGCTGAGAAGCAGCCTGAG CCAGTTGCTCAAAGGAAAGGTCATGACAAACAACCTCAAGTGTGGCAATCTAAAGAAAAGGGTGAAGGGAATTTAGCTGTGAAGAACACCGATTCAGCAGAAGCTGGGAGTGGTGTGGAAGAAGGGGAATGGAAGAAGGCTTCTGGGAAAGTTAAAGTCCCAGCACCTGTAAGGGATGAGCCAGCAACATTTAATGGTTTCAATCTTTTGGTTCAGGATGTTTTACAACAAATGATCCACGCTTCTTTCAATGGAGCTGAGGTGGGGTAG
- the LOC132612156 gene encoding uncharacterized protein LOC132612156, whose amino-acid sequence MKIETWNVRGFNKIFKHKEYLKVRNNVHFDIIAIIEHRVSLDNVSNIIKKIAFGCHWKHNYNTDGRGRIWLLWNPTNVNVTVLQTTNQFIHCMAETVNGCLRLEFTAIYSLHTIEDRKGLWSGLEAMAPPICNPWLIMGDFNAILKGEDRIGRPVIDAETKDFAHFLDNYGVTELKIVGRFFTWTNIHVHSKIDIALVNANWLNKWTQLEAVAHDPYFSDHSLLTVTIEEYHGRQATPFKFLNCLAGHQDFNTIIEDIWSVHVQGSHTERVWKMKKLNTKEFSKVEFKVRSARQQLHDIQLQLRTTFDDPQLYDREKALKGELEKWSMIEESIMKQNVKNRISTNHINRLVSENGTIVQDAEGIEKEVVAFYSKLFGSREDSLKAIDPRVMSNGPKLDRAQQLKLVEPISTEEIVEGLQGI is encoded by the exons ATGAAGATAGAAACTTGGAATGTTAGGGGGTTTAATAAGATCTTCAAGCATAAAGAGTATTTGAAGGTCAGGAATAATGTGCACTTTGATATTATTGCTATTATTGAACATAGAGTTAGCTTAGATAATGTTAGTAATATAATAAAGAAGATTGCCTTTGGATGTCATTGGAAGCATAACTATAACACTGATGGAAGAGGCAGAATATGGCTGCTATGGAACCCTACCAATGTCAATGTTACAGTGTTGCAGACAACTAATCAGTTTATCCATTGTATGGCTGAGACAGTTAATGGTTGTTTGAGGCTCGAGTTCACTGCTATTTATAGTTTGCACACTATAGAGGATAGGAAAGGACTATGGAGTGGGTTGGAGGCCATGGCACCACCGATCTGTAATCCTTGGCTCATCATGGGTGATTTCAATGCTATATTAAAGGGGGAGGATAGGATTGGTAGACCAGTGATTGATGCTGAAACTAAAGACTTTGCCCATTTCCTGGATAATTATGGTGTGACTGAACTTAAAATAGTGGGACGGTTCTTCACATGGACTAATATTCATGTGCATAGTAAGATTGATATAGCCTTGGTTAATGCAAATTGGTTAAACAAGTGGACTCAGTTGGAGGCAGTGGCGCATGACCCTTATTTCTCAGATCATTCCCTCCTAACTGTCACTATTGAAGAGTACCACGGGAGACAAGCTACGCCATTCAAATTCCTAAATTGTTTAGCTGGCCACCAAGACTTTAACACTATTATTGAGGATATATGGTCAGTTCATGTCCAAGGCAGTCATACAGAGAGAGTTTGGAAGATGAAGAAGCTGAATACCAAAGAGTTCTCAAAGGTGGAGTTCAAAGTGAGAAGTGCTAGGCAACAACTTCATGATATACAACTGCAGTTGAGGACTACCTTTGATGACCCTCAATTGTATGATAGAGAGAAGGCTCTTAAAGGTGAATTGGAGAAATGGAGCATGATTGAGGAGAGTATTATGAAGCAAAA TGTCAAAAACAGAATCAGCACCAACCATATTAATAGGCTTGTGTCAGAGAATGGTACAATTGTTCAGGATGCTGAGGGAATAGAGAAAGAGGTGGTGGCATTCTACTCAAAACTGTTTGGTTCCAGGGAAGATTCCTTAAAAGCCATAGATCCTAGAGTAATGTCCAATGGGCCTAAACTGGATAGGGCACAACAACTGAAGCTTGTGGAGCCAATTTCTACAGAGGAGATAGTTGAAGGGTTACAAGGGATATAA